A single Muntiacus reevesi chromosome 9, mMunRee1.1, whole genome shotgun sequence DNA region contains:
- the TCN1 gene encoding transcobalamin-1 has protein sequence MIPPRQLPLMGLLFFSLIPGQLCQICKVNAADFRCLEPLINTMLKANYTKGIQNANVLLTLRLAGIKNQSLEQQLSQQIKEDINSKEMELTSGQLALGILALGACENPDEEFIRGAHLVSKLGDKFQAEIQNMETHDGNPLTNYYQLSLALLALCLFNGSYSITSVTYYFTPENKNYYFEDQFSVDTGAMAVLALTCLQGNKTQKKMEASTEDKIRNYTATLASKIQSEGKQGLFGNIFSTGEAMQALFVSSDYYKSETNCQETLRTVFYNISQKAFSLPIAAAQILPALMGKTYLDVTNTSCSHNPVKFNISTEKPGVVTPTTAPLDISVKYSVQINETSHTKVTVRKGSVFLDVMKAAQEKNETLFRFTVEETSWGPYVTSVQGIRANSNDRTYWKLLSNGQPLSQGAGSYVVQNGDNLEVCWSKY, from the exons ATGATACCACCACGCCAGCTGCCCCTAATGGGGCtgctattcttttctcttattccaGGTCAACTATGCCAGATCTGTA AGGTAAATGCAGCAGACTTCAGGTGTCTAGAACCTCTGATAAACACAATGCTAAAGGCAAACTACACCAAAGGGATCCAAAATGCCAACGTCCTGTTGACCCTCAGACTTGCTGGGATTAAGAATCAAAGCCTAGAACAACAGCTGAGTCAacaaatcaaagaagacataaatagcAAAG AGATGGAGTTGACCTCGGGACAGCTTGCCTTGGGTATTCTGGCTTTGGGAGCATGTGAAAATCCAGATGAAGAGTTTATACGTGGTGCTCATCTGGTTAGCAAACTTGGAGACAAATTCCAAGCAGAAATTCAGAATATGG AAACACACGATGGCAATCCACTGACTAACTATTACCAGCTCAGCCTGGCCCTGTTGGCCTTGTGTCTGTTCAATGGGAGCTATTCAATCACCAGTGTTACTTATTACTTCACTCCTGAAAATAAGAACTATTATTTTGAGGACCAGTTCTCAGTAG ATACTGGAGCGATGGCCGTTCTTGCTCTGACCTGTCTGCAGGGgaataaaacacaaaagaaaatggaagcaaGTACAGaggataaaatcagaaattatacAGCAACACTGGCAAGCAAGATCCAGTCCGAGGGAAAACAGGGTCTCTTCGGAAACATATTTAGCACGGGAGAAGCTATGCAG GCTCTCTTTGTCTCATCGGACTATTACAAAAGTGAAACAAATTGTCAAGAAACTCTACGCACAGTATTTTACAACATTTCTcagaaagcattttccctgccgATTGCTGCAGCCCAGATCTTACCTGCCTTGATGGGAAAGACCTATTTGGATGTCACCAACACTTCTTGCAGCCACAATCCAG TCAAATTCAACATCTCCACTGAAAAGCCTGGTGTTGTGACGCCTACGACAGCACCCTTGGATATCTCAGTCAAATACTCTGTGCAAATCAACGAGACAAGTCACACCAAAGTCACTGTGAGAAAGGGTTCTGTCTTCCTCGACGTCATGAAGGCCGCTCAGGAGAAAAATGAGACTCTGTTTCG CTTCACAGTGGAGGAGACCTCGTGGGGCCCCTACGtcacctctgtccaggggataAGGGCCAACAGTAATGACAGAACCTACTGGAAACTTCTGAGCAATGGCCAGCCACTGAGCCAAG gAGCTGGGAGTTACGTTGTCCAAAATGGAGACAATTTGGAGGTTTGTTGGAGCAAATACTAA